In Quercus robur chromosome 11, dhQueRobu3.1, whole genome shotgun sequence, the following proteins share a genomic window:
- the LOC126706296 gene encoding uncharacterized protein LOC126706296 isoform X2 translates to MIVCWLVVPQFEGAIYAYNHFIHPCLSMNPLVVIDEFNKWKEFLFKRENFLAQAERYINKNGPEALEELIATKKKSKKPNHGMEEFDAIPVMAKKEVEWSNSKEANIVQKDNKSMEVIEKKEVPTVKMVLTEPILDQTENRTSATKEETAVAVATVRELPDIPMPKKLRKEWTCDICQLTVLNEKTLNLHLQGKKHKTTVALKAKNQPNIVPASTTQKTEQPIEEPQKTVSTKEWKQSTTTNNEGEQHAHSMSVSASTAKIFDQPSKEEHEKRVSMSNSALEQKNEAVSEEYYRCNICNTNCTGENDLASHYNGRKHKARIQLHNKLVGIGQV, encoded by the exons ATGATTGTCTGCTGGCTGGTTGTACCTCAATTCGAAGGTGCCATTTATGCCTATAATCACTTTATTCATCCATGCCTCTCCATGAACCCACTAGTTGTCATTGATGAATTCAATAAATGGAAGGAATTCTTATTCAAGAGAGAGAACTTTCTAGCTCAGGCAGAGAGATATATAAACAAGAATGGACCTGAAGCTCTGGAGGAACTTATTGCTACCAAG aaaaaaagcaaaaagcctAATCATGGCATGGAAGAGTTCGATGCTATTCCAGTTATGGCCAAGAAAGAAGTGGAGTGG TCAAATAGCAAAGAGGCTAACATTGTGCAGAAAGATAATAAATCTATGGAAGTAATAGAGAAAAAGGAAGTGCCAACTGTCAAG ATGGTTCTAACAGAGCCTATCCTTGATCAGACTGAGAACAGAACATCAGCCACTAAGGAGGAAACAGCAGTGGCAGTTGCAACAGTTAGAGAACTTCCTGATATTCCCATGCCTAAGAAACTCCGAAAGGAGTGGACTTGTGATATATGTCAGTTAACTGTTCTAAATGAGAAAACCTTAAATTTACACCTTCAAGGAAAGAAACACAAGACTACTGTGGCACTGAAAGCAAAGAACCAGCCAAATATTGTCCCAGCTTCAACCACACAGAAAACTGAGCAGCCAATAGAGGAGCCACAAAAGACTGTATCCACCAAAGAATGGAAACAAAGTACAACTACAAATAATGAGGGTGAACAGCATGCCCATTCAATGAGTGTCTCAGCTTCAACTGCTAAAATATTTGATCAGCCCTCAAAAGAGGAGCATGAAAAAAGAGTTTCAATGTCAAACAGTGCACTAGAACAGAAGAATGAAGCTGTTAGTGAGGAATATTATAGGTGCAACATCTGTAATACAAACTGCACTGGAGAGAATGACTTGGCTTCGCACTATAATGGGAGGAAACACAAGGCTCGGATTCAATTACACAATAAATTGGTTGGGATTGGGCAGGTCTGA
- the LOC126706296 gene encoding uncharacterized protein LOC126706296 isoform X1: MSLLGILIFALKFLDVLSWPFFALGYPLCASIRAIENNSNSETKKLVTYWIVFSLISLFENAFLKYLVRLLFWPRIKLMIVCWLVVPQFEGAIYAYNHFIHPCLSMNPLVVIDEFNKWKEFLFKRENFLAQAERYINKNGPEALEELIATKKKSKKPNHGMEEFDAIPVMAKKEVEWSNSKEANIVQKDNKSMEVIEKKEVPTVKMVLTEPILDQTENRTSATKEETAVAVATVRELPDIPMPKKLRKEWTCDICQLTVLNEKTLNLHLQGKKHKTTVALKAKNQPNIVPASTTQKTEQPIEEPQKTVSTKEWKQSTTTNNEGEQHAHSMSVSASTAKIFDQPSKEEHEKRVSMSNSALEQKNEAVSEEYYRCNICNTNCTGENDLASHYNGRKHKARIQLHNKLVGIGQV; this comes from the exons ATGAGTCTACTGGGTATTCTCATTTTTGCACTGAAATTCCTTGATGTCCTTTCATG GCCTTTCTTTGCTTTGGGGTATCCTTt ATGTGCTTCCATCCGAGCAATTGAGAACAATTCAAATTCAGAGACTAAGAAGTTGGTCACATATTGGATTGTCTTCTCTTTGATTTCACTCTTTGAGAATGCTTTCTTGAAGTATCTTGTAAG GTTACTGTTCTGGCCACGCATTAAGCTAATGATTGTCTGCTGGCTGGTTGTACCTCAATTCGAAGGTGCCATTTATGCCTATAATCACTTTATTCATCCATGCCTCTCCATGAACCCACTAGTTGTCATTGATGAATTCAATAAATGGAAGGAATTCTTATTCAAGAGAGAGAACTTTCTAGCTCAGGCAGAGAGATATATAAACAAGAATGGACCTGAAGCTCTGGAGGAACTTATTGCTACCAAG aaaaaaagcaaaaagcctAATCATGGCATGGAAGAGTTCGATGCTATTCCAGTTATGGCCAAGAAAGAAGTGGAGTGG TCAAATAGCAAAGAGGCTAACATTGTGCAGAAAGATAATAAATCTATGGAAGTAATAGAGAAAAAGGAAGTGCCAACTGTCAAG ATGGTTCTAACAGAGCCTATCCTTGATCAGACTGAGAACAGAACATCAGCCACTAAGGAGGAAACAGCAGTGGCAGTTGCAACAGTTAGAGAACTTCCTGATATTCCCATGCCTAAGAAACTCCGAAAGGAGTGGACTTGTGATATATGTCAGTTAACTGTTCTAAATGAGAAAACCTTAAATTTACACCTTCAAGGAAAGAAACACAAGACTACTGTGGCACTGAAAGCAAAGAACCAGCCAAATATTGTCCCAGCTTCAACCACACAGAAAACTGAGCAGCCAATAGAGGAGCCACAAAAGACTGTATCCACCAAAGAATGGAAACAAAGTACAACTACAAATAATGAGGGTGAACAGCATGCCCATTCAATGAGTGTCTCAGCTTCAACTGCTAAAATATTTGATCAGCCCTCAAAAGAGGAGCATGAAAAAAGAGTTTCAATGTCAAACAGTGCACTAGAACAGAAGAATGAAGCTGTTAGTGAGGAATATTATAGGTGCAACATCTGTAATACAAACTGCACTGGAGAGAATGACTTGGCTTCGCACTATAATGGGAGGAAACACAAGGCTCGGATTCAATTACACAATAAATTGGTTGGGATTGGGCAGGTCTGA